The Terriglobus sp. TAA 43 sequence GGCTTCCTGCCTTCCACGCTGGGCGACGACGGCGATCCGTTGGATGTGTTGGTTCTGGTCGATGAACCCAGCTTCCCCGGCTGCCTGCAGGAAGTGCGTCCCATCGGTTTGATGGAGATGATTGATGGCGGCGAAGGCGACGAAAAGATCCTTGCCGTGGGTTGCGCGAACCCGCGCTTCTTTGACATCACCAGCTACGAACAGATTCACCCGCACAAGCTGAAGGAGATCGTCCACTTCTTCTCCACCTACAAGGACCTCGAAGGCAAGACGGTGAAGATCGAAGGCTGGAAGCCGGTCGATTACGCGTACGAAGTCATTGAGAAATCCATCAAGGCTTACGCGGAAAAGAACGCAAAGTAAGACCAAAGGAAAACACGATATGCGATTGGCCGCACTTGCACTCATCTTTGCCGCAAGTGCGGCCAATCTGTCTCTGGAAGCGCAACAGGCTCCAAAAGCGCCTGTGCCGGTGATTCTGTCCACGGACACAGGCAACGAGGTAGACGACCAGTGGGTGATCCTCTACCTTCTGACCGATCCGGCATTCGATGTGCGTGGCATCCTGTCCGCGCAGGCGC is a genomic window containing:
- a CDS encoding inorganic diphosphatase → MPNYLKLPVGAKAPKVVNAVIEIPYQGRMKFEYDKQLEVFRLDRNLYSPVHYPGDYGFLPSTLGDDGDPLDVLVLVDEPSFPGCLQEVRPIGLMEMIDGGEGDEKILAVGCANPRFFDITSYEQIHPHKLKEIVHFFSTYKDLEGKTVKIEGWKPVDYAYEVIEKSIKAYAEKNAK